In one Silene latifolia isolate original U9 population chromosome 10, ASM4854445v1, whole genome shotgun sequence genomic region, the following are encoded:
- the LOC141608024 gene encoding uncharacterized protein LOC141608024, producing the protein MYDKKPIVVKPWTEDASLTKSKVKEVPIWIRLCGLGLKFWGEKCLTKLVALLGKYVKADTATLDKTRLGYARLMVEVQVGQDFPDKLYFNDEHGHHNCVLVWRPKNVSKPTNSQPMSTNSCVSPPKVTRPHVVTPVARQMTVIGGIRENVSYVVALTSLTKSPVAVLPKDKNISSEDQEKGRTEEVQLLYSSQQQITVSVTETCSRDSFWFTVVYGSNYDTDRIQLWQELKDIKDNCHETWCVGGYFNNLLHFNERLGIPVLWSELEEFRMCVDYCELWDIQAKGSFYTWNDKQAPNTRVFSRIDRFLINHEWLRQYPDGYAFFMNEGLFYHNPCICYRRPTIAVRKSSFRYFNIWGQASEFLNIVQT; encoded by the exons ATGTATGATAAAAAGCCCATTGTGGTTAAGCCTTGGACAGAAGATGCTTCTTTAACTAAGTCCAAAGTCAAGGAGGTTCCTATTTGGATTCGACTCTGTGGTTTGGGATTAAAATTTTGGGGTGAAAAGTGTCTTACCAAGCTTGTTGCATTACTTGGGAAGTATGTCAAGGCTGATACTGCCACTTTGGATAAGACTCGTTTAGGATATGCACGGTTGATGGTGGAAGTGCAGGTGGGACAGGATTTCCCTGATAAACTGTATTTTAATGATGAGCATGGACATCACAACTGTGTACTG GTTTGGAGGCCTAAGAATGTGTCTAAACCAACCAATTCTCAACCTATGTCTACTAACTCTTGTGTGTCCCCTCCTAAAGTGACTAGGCCTCATGTGGTCACTCCAGTGgctagacagatgacagtgatagGGGGGATCAGAGAGAATGTGTCTTATGTTGTTGCTCTTACTTCACTTACAAAATCACCAGTGGCTGTTTTACCTAAGGACAAGAATATCTCATCTGAGGATCAAGAGAAAGGGAGAACTGAAGAGG TCCAACTTCTATATTCCTCTCAACAACAAATTACTGTGTCTGTTACTGAGACTTGTTCTAGGGATTCTTTCTGGTTCACTGTGGTATATGGATCGAATTATGATACTGATAGGATCCAGTTGTGGCAAGAGTTAAAGGATATCAAGGATAATTGTCATGAGACTTGGTGTGTTGGAGGTTACTTTAACAATCTTTTACATTTTAATGAGAGGTTGGGAATTCCTGTACTTTGGAGTGAATTAGAGGAATTCAGAATGTGTGTTGATTATTGTGAGTTGTGGGATATTCAGGCTAAGGGCTCCTTTTACACCTGGAATGATAAACAGGCTCCTAATACAAGAGTTTTTTCCAGGATAGATAGATTCCTTATTAATCATGAGTGGCTGAGGCAATATCCTGATGGCTATGCTTTTTTCATGAATGAGGGGCTTTTTTATCATAATCCCTGTATCTGTTATAGAAGACCTACTATTGCTGTGAGGAAATCTTCTTTCAGATATTTCAACATTTGGGGACAAGCAAGTGAGTTCCTTAATATTGTCCAAACTTAA